Proteins from one Odocoileus virginianus isolate 20LAN1187 ecotype Illinois chromosome 29, Ovbor_1.2, whole genome shotgun sequence genomic window:
- the LOC110136879 gene encoding placenta-specific gene 8 protein, with protein sequence MQAASAPVVIVTQPGVGSGPAPQNSNWQTGMCDCFSDCGVCLCGTFCFMCLACQVAADMNECCLCGATVAMRTLYRTRYGIPGSICDDYMVTLCCPLCSLCQIKRDINRRRANRTF encoded by the exons ATGCAAGCTGCATCTGCTCCAGTGGTCATTGTAACTCAGCCCGGAGTTGGAAGCGGTCCAGCACCTCAAAACTCCAACTGGCAGACGGGCATGTGTGATTGTTTCAGCGACTGCGGTGTCT GTCTCTGCGGCACATTTTGCTTCATGTGTCTTGCGTGTCAAGTTGCAGCTGACATGAATGAATGCTGTCTGTGCGGAGCAACTGTCGCAATGAGGACCCTCTACAGGACTCGATACGGCATTCCG GGATCCATTTGTGACGACTACATGGTGACCCTCTGCTGTCCTCTGTGCTCTCTTTGCCAAATCAAGAGAGACATCAACAGAAGGAGAGCCAATCGCACTTTCTGA